The Helianthus annuus cultivar XRQ/B chromosome 16, HanXRQr2.0-SUNRISE, whole genome shotgun sequence genome includes a window with the following:
- the LOC110916780 gene encoding transcription factor MYBS1 codes for MPFLILSKTSCSSIKSSGTIMSSSKVWSKEEDKAFENAIATHWNGDSKQQWNKIASLVPTKTIPELKQHYQLLVEDVDDIEGGLIPIPKYLGEESSSSSTKDSNQHGSNSNRRSSCNYANGISGFAHDSTGQGGGKGNSKAEQERRKGIPWTEEEHRLFLLGLDKFGKGDWRSISRNYVISRTPTQVASHAQKYFIRLNSMNRDRRRTSIHDITSVNNGDVSSYQIPITGGTNPSNGSTVGAPMKHRPHQPSMPPGMGMYGAPMGQVVAATPGHMPSAVGTPVMMPHSHHLPYVMPVAYPMAPPPTMHQ; via the exons ATGCCCTTTCTTATCCTCTCTAAAACATCCTGTTCAAGCATTAAATCAAGTGGTACAATCATGTCATCATCAAAAGTTTGGAGCAAAGAAGAGGATAAAGCCTTTGAGAATGCCATTGCCACCCACTGGAATGGGGATTCCAAACAACAATGGAATAAAATTGCTTCACTTGTACCCACCAAAACCATTCCAGAGTTGAAACAACACTACCAATTACTTGTTGAAGATGTTGATGACATTGAAGGTGGACTCATTCCCATTCCCAAGTATCTTGGAGAggaatcatcttcatcttccacCAAAGACAGCAATCAGCACGGCTCGAATTCAAATCGACGTTCGTCTTGCAATTACGCTAACGGGATTTCTGGGTTCGCCCATGATTCCACTGGCCAAGGTGGCGGAAAAGGGAATTCAAAAGCGGAACAAGAACGTCGGAAAGGGATTCCATGGACAGAAGAAGAGCATAG GCTGTTTTTACTAGGATTGGACAAGTTTGGTAAAGGAGATTGGAGAAGCATTTCAAGAAACTATGTGATATCAAGAACACCAACACAAGTTGCAAGCCATGCCCAAAAATACTTCATAAGATTGAACTCCATGAATAGAGACAGAAGGCGAACGAGTATTCACGACATTACAAGCGTTAACAATGGTGACGTCTCTTCGTACCAAATCCCAATCACGGGTGGTACAAACCCATCAAATGGTTCAACGGTTGGCGCGCCCATGAAACATAGGCCCCACCAACCGAGTATGCCGCCAGGCATGGGTATGTATGGAGCCCCAATGGGCCAAGTGGTTGCCGCCACCCCTGGCCATATGCCGTCGGCAGTTGGCACTCCGGTGATGATGCCTCACAGCCACCATCTGCCGTATGTTATGCCGGTGGCGTACCCGATGGCCCCACCACCAACAATGCATCAATAA